TCGACGTATTCAGGTTACCGATGCCTTCGACGGTGCTGAACTGTGCCAACTGAGCGATGAACTCACCGTTTTCCTGCGGCGACAGCGGATCCTGATTGTTCATCTGCGTGACCAGCAACTGCAGAAACGCATCCTTGCCCAGCTCGTCACCCTTGGCGAAGCGATCCTGGTCGACCTTGTAGTTGTCCAGCAGGCTTTCGCCAACGCTGAGGTTATTACTGACGCTCATCAGAAGGTCTCCTTTACTGGCCCAGCGTCAGCACGCGCTGCAGCATGGTCTTGGCGGTGTTCATGATTTCAACGTTGGTCTGGTAGGCGCGCGAGGCTGACATCATGTTGGCCATCTCCTCGACGACGTTGACGTTCGGATAGAACACATAGCCTTCCTCGTTCGCCATGGGGTGGTCAGGTTCGTAGCGCGCCTGCAATTCGGCGTCCGATTCGACGACACCGAGCACCTGCACGCCCTGACCGGCCTCGCCTTCGGACTGGAACAGCGAGCCGCCAAGCCCTTGCTGCTCGCTGAGGACGGTGGCAAATACCGGATTGCGAGCGCGATAGGTTTCATCGATGCTGCTCGACACCGTTTCGGCGTTGGCAATGTTGCTGGCCACCGTGTTCAACCGCAGGGACTGGGCACTCATGCCGGATCCGGCGATGTTGAAAACCTGGGTCAGGGACATGATCAGTCTCCTCTTATGGCCGTCATCAGGCCCTTGAACTTGCTATTGAGGAAGGTAAAGCTGGCCTGGAAGTCGATGGCGTTCTGTGCGTACCTGGCCTGTTCCACCTGGGTGTCCACGCTATTGCCGTCAATCGAGGGCTGCGAAGCGGTGCGGTAACGCAGACCGGCAGCCTGGTCGATGAAACCTTCCATCGCGATATGTCCGCCATGGGTGCGCTGGGCCTTGAACGGCTCTGCGCCTCCGGCTTGCTGGGCCTCGAGCACGCTAGCGAAGTCGAGGTCTCGCGCCTTGTAGTTGGGCGTATCGGCGTTGGCGATATTGTTGGCGATGACTTCCGCGCGGTCGGCACGAAAGGACAGCGCCTTTTCATGCAGGCCCAACGCTCGATCGAAACTCAAACTCATGACATTCCTCCGCTTGCGTGCTCGGCAAGACATTTACGGAAGTGTCAAAGCAAGGGCTATGCCAAATAATGAATATTCAGCAATATCATAGACTTAATAGGGATGGCCGAACGTCTGCGGCAAATTATTACCGCAGATTCGTCACTGAAGCCGGGCTGGCCCCGGCGTAGCGGCAAGAACGCGTCAATAGTCGGACGCGCTCAGGATGTGTCATCAGGCAAGCTGACACGGACGATCAACGTGCCTTGTAGACGATGCCCGGGCTGCACTGGACCATCTGGTAGAGCTCGGGCAATCCATTGAGGGCTTCTGACGCACCAAGCATGAGATAGCCACCGGGCTTGAGCGTAGCGTGGATGCGCTTGAGGATGTCCTTCTTGAGATCCGCCGAAAAGTAGATGAGTACGTTGCGACAGAACACGATGTCGAACTTGCCCAGCCCGGCATAGCTGTCCAGCAGGTTCAGCGCTCGGAACTCGACACGCGATCGTACCGGCTGCTTCACCGACCAACGTCCCGCGCCAGCGGCGTCGAAATACCGTGCCAGACGTTCCTGGGACAGCCCCCGCGCCACAGCCAGACTGTCATATTCGGCGGTTTTTGCTGCGCTGAGGATGCTTCCGGACAGATCCGTCGCAACAATCTGCGCGCCCGCGCGCAGTTGGCCCAGGTTGGTTCGCTCGTACTCGTCGATCGACATGCTCAGCGAATACGGTTCCTGACCTGACGAGCAGGCTGCCGACCAGATGCGCAGGCGTTGGCCGGGACTGCTCTGAACGAACTCGGGAATAAGCTTGTTCTTGAGCACCTCGAACGGATACACGTCACGAAACCATAAGGTCTCGTTCGTTGTCATCGCGTCGATGACGGACTCGCGCAGCCCACCGCGCGGATTCGCCTGAATCCGCGAG
Above is a window of Halopseudomonas nanhaiensis DNA encoding:
- the flgB gene encoding flagellar basal body rod protein FlgB, giving the protein MSLSFDRALGLHEKALSFRADRAEVIANNIANADTPNYKARDLDFASVLEAQQAGGAEPFKAQRTHGGHIAMEGFIDQAAGLRYRTASQPSIDGNSVDTQVEQARYAQNAIDFQASFTFLNSKFKGLMTAIRGD
- the flgC gene encoding flagellar basal body rod protein FlgC encodes the protein MSLTQVFNIAGSGMSAQSLRLNTVASNIANAETVSSSIDETYRARNPVFATVLSEQQGLGGSLFQSEGEAGQGVQVLGVVESDAELQARYEPDHPMANEEGYVFYPNVNVVEEMANMMSASRAYQTNVEIMNTAKTMLQRVLTLGQ
- a CDS encoding CheR family methyltransferase; translation: MTSANDFQQFRDFLEKACGIVLGENKQYLVSSRLNRLLEQERIKSLGELVSRIQANPRGGLRESVIDAMTTNETLWFRDVYPFEVLKNKLIPEFVQSSPGQRLRIWSAACSSGQEPYSLSMSIDEYERTNLGQLRAGAQIVATDLSGSILSAAKTAEYDSLAVARGLSQERLARYFDAAGAGRWSVKQPVRSRVEFRALNLLDSYAGLGKFDIVFCRNVLIYFSADLKKDILKRIHATLKPGGYLMLGASEALNGLPELYQMVQCSPGIVYKAR